One genomic region from Spirulina subsalsa PCC 9445 encodes:
- a CDS encoding ABC transporter ATP-binding protein/permease: MENAIKIRNLSKTYVINQQKQKVLDNVSLDILSGEFILLRGDNGSGKTTLVNLICGLQPPDEGLIEIFGKSPEDPQAHLKLGTMLQRAKPVEGLTVKETIRLFQSYYPEPLGLAETIERSRLTGKQNDFATTLAGGQAQSLYFALAIVGNPDILILDEPTNNLSVEARANFWKQVREFEQQGKTILAISHSEQDCQEIADLVTRELRLSNENGDVEIREFPRYQEFLNSRTELEEAAQLKSDSSSETETSSKSKSASNPPSFSFKAFWGQLYVELLQTYRKIDTIVIGLGLAIFAGVSIEQNTPDQFQSLLAASLAGLVVFLCVSQFGVKIASERDRGWLKLLRITPLSFTTYVAAKVGNFLVLASLMTGLAFVSGWVTSQFSETSFFIWEPWMFYLSFVLVLGVIPFAIFSFSLGYLFKTESLSWAVVALLVVMLLGSGFNISPLLPQPWVADLILFLPTYHYGQLVAWMGEVELEGIFRFDGYQMIHILWLLWWTIVAAMLARWAYRREKLSG; the protein is encoded by the coding sequence ATGGAAAATGCTATCAAGATTCGGAATTTGTCAAAAACTTACGTGATCAACCAACAAAAACAAAAGGTTTTAGATAACGTGAGTCTCGACATTTTATCCGGCGAGTTTATTTTGCTACGGGGTGATAATGGTTCCGGCAAAACAACGCTAGTCAACCTAATTTGTGGCTTGCAGCCTCCTGATGAGGGGTTGATTGAAATTTTTGGCAAATCTCCCGAAGACCCTCAAGCACATCTTAAACTCGGAACGATGTTGCAACGAGCGAAACCTGTGGAAGGGTTGACCGTAAAAGAGACAATTCGTCTGTTTCAAAGTTATTATCCTGAGCCATTGGGTTTAGCTGAAACTATAGAGCGATCGCGCCTAACAGGTAAGCAAAATGATTTCGCCACAACTCTGGCGGGAGGTCAGGCTCAATCCCTCTATTTTGCCCTAGCTATTGTCGGAAATCCTGATATTTTGATTCTCGACGAGCCAACTAACAATCTTAGTGTGGAAGCGCGGGCGAATTTCTGGAAACAAGTGCGGGAGTTTGAACAGCAAGGAAAAACGATTTTGGCGATTAGTCACAGTGAACAGGATTGTCAGGAAATTGCCGACTTGGTGACGCGGGAATTGCGCTTGAGTAACGAGAATGGAGATGTGGAGATCCGAGAATTTCCACGCTATCAGGAGTTCCTAAACTCTCGCACTGAATTAGAGGAGGCAGCACAACTCAAATCTGACTCAAGTTCTGAAACGGAAACGTCTTCAAAGTCTAAATCTGCTTCTAACCCCCCAAGCTTTAGTTTCAAAGCCTTTTGGGGACAACTCTATGTTGAACTGCTGCAAACCTATCGTAAAATCGACACCATTGTTATTGGCCTAGGATTGGCAATTTTTGCAGGAGTCTCCATTGAACAGAATACCCCAGACCAGTTTCAATCCCTCTTGGCGGCTTCTCTAGCGGGGTTGGTGGTTTTTCTCTGTGTGAGTCAGTTTGGGGTTAAGATTGCCTCAGAACGCGATCGCGGCTGGTTGAAGTTATTACGCATCACTCCCCTGTCCTTTACGACCTATGTCGCAGCCAAAGTGGGAAACTTCCTAGTCTTAGCCTCCTTAATGACGGGATTAGCCTTTGTGAGTGGTTGGGTTACCAGTCAGTTTAGCGAAACCAGTTTCTTTATCTGGGAACCTTGGATGTTTTACCTCAGCTTTGTCCTGGTTTTAGGGGTGATTCCCTTCGCGATTTTTAGCTTCAGCCTGGGATATCTCTTCAAAACGGAATCCTTGTCCTGGGCCGTTGTAGCCCTCCTGGTTGTGATGTTACTTGGCTCTGGCTTCAATATCTCCCCCTTACTTCCCCAACCTTGGGTTGCAGATTTAATTCTCTTCCTACCCACCTATCACTACGGCCAACTGGTGGCTTGGATGGGAGAGGTGGAACTAGAGGGGATATTCCGTTTTGATGGCTACCAGATGATTCACATTCTGTGGCTGTTGTGGTGGACAATTGTGGCGGCGATGTTGGCGCGGTGGGCGTATCGTCGGGAAAAACTATCGGGGTAG
- a CDS encoding Ig-like domain-containing protein codes for MTTKVSSESPSNSGVTPQVPKYSRVLIAIFVIWTIILATYTLVQQHGCSAIIWWQQVDQVRCWQTSVTPTSLELRYEESATVKAKVTETGYYTPEIHWTSKNEKIASLDKEEGKEVLVTAKSAGKTEISARIGLENKMSAENSVQFQVPIEVLPTLSINPPELRIKEGSDKQVEVDLIGIDKPKNKSIDWQAANPNLIQVDGNNRVKALKTGTTTLKAVWTQDPRVSQTIEVSVLENPPRITGIEFLSNPKSLSLYVGETAHLDAQASCQGNCTIEDTRVYWSSNHPDLAMISSDGDIRTLNAGEVTLTATSIIDNSQSRSTNMKVLHPIVTNISVKPSSLKFGVNSQTKLQAILDGRGDFNKGVSWSSENANIAQVDDEQGILTGVKKGKTKVEARSISNPNQVASVNVTVNSGGCSPGAAAAIGAVVTVGSAALLVPPPIAVVAGSAAASGICWVYDQVN; via the coding sequence ACTATCATCCTAGCTACCTATACCCTAGTCCAGCAACATGGCTGTAGTGCCATTATCTGGTGGCAACAGGTTGATCAGGTAAGATGTTGGCAAACCTCAGTCACACCCACATCCTTAGAACTTAGATATGAGGAAAGCGCCACAGTAAAAGCTAAAGTGACCGAGACAGGCTACTATACTCCAGAAATTCACTGGACATCGAAAAATGAAAAGATCGCCTCTTTAGATAAAGAGGAGGGAAAAGAGGTTTTAGTTACAGCAAAAAGTGCGGGGAAAACAGAAATATCCGCCAGAATTGGCTTAGAAAATAAGATGTCTGCCGAGAACTCTGTCCAGTTTCAAGTTCCCATTGAAGTTTTGCCGACTTTAAGCATTAACCCCCCAGAATTACGAATTAAAGAAGGTAGCGATAAACAAGTTGAGGTTGACTTAATCGGTATTGACAAGCCCAAGAATAAGTCTATTGATTGGCAAGCCGCCAATCCTAACCTAATCCAAGTTGATGGAAACAATCGAGTTAAAGCTCTGAAAACTGGAACCACAACCCTAAAAGCCGTTTGGACACAAGACCCTCGTGTGAGTCAGACCATTGAGGTTTCTGTGCTTGAGAATCCACCTCGAATTACCGGGATAGAATTTCTATCTAATCCCAAATCATTATCACTCTATGTTGGCGAGACGGCTCATCTGGACGCACAAGCAAGTTGTCAGGGCAATTGTACGATAGAAGATACCCGAGTTTACTGGTCTTCCAATCATCCTGATCTGGCGATGATTTCCTCTGATGGAGATATCAGAACCTTAAACGCGGGAGAAGTAACCCTAACCGCGACTTCAATTATTGATAATAGTCAGTCCCGCTCGACTAATATGAAGGTTCTCCATCCTATCGTCACTAATATTTCCGTTAAACCCTCTTCATTAAAATTTGGAGTAAATAGCCAGACCAAGCTTCAGGCAATACTTGATGGACGAGGTGATTTCAACAAAGGTGTGTCTTGGAGTTCAGAGAATGCCAACATTGCTCAAGTGGATGATGAACAGGGTATTCTGACTGGGGTGAAGAAAGGGAAAACTAAGGTTGAGGCTCGCTCAATCAGTAATCCCAATCAGGTGGCTTCGGTTAACGTGACTGTCAACTCTGGGGGATGTTCTCCTGGTGCTGCGGCGGCGATTGGGGCGGTGGTTACTGTCGGAAGCGCTGCCTTATTGGTTCCTCCTCCCATAGCGGTAGTAGCGGGAAGTGCTGCTGCTAGTGGAATTTGTTGGGTATATGATCAGGTAAATTAG